Below is a genomic region from Staphylococcus carnosus.
CGAATGTTTGGATTGCATCTTTCAATCCTTTTTCTTCAGTTAAAGCAGTCACTTTCTCTTCTACTTCAGCATTGCGTTCTTTAGGAATGAATTCAGTTTTTTCAGGTTGAAGATAATCAATGATTTCTTGTTGGAAATCAACTAATCGTTTGATTTCTTCATGACCGAAAAAGATAGCGTCTAGCATTTCTTTTTCAGTGATTTCACTTGCGCCTGCTTCAACCATGTTTACAGCATCTCTGTGACCTGCAACTTCTAAATCTAAACGAGAAACTTCTTTTTGTTCTACTGTAGGGTTAATGACATATTCTCCATCAATATATCCAACGTTAACACCTGCAATTGGGCCTTGGAATGGAATATCAGAAACACTCAATGCCATAGATGAGCCAATCATTGCTGCCATTTCAGGTGAGCAATCAGGGTCTGCACTCAATACCATATTAATAATTTGAACGTCATGTCTATAACCTTTAGGGAATAGAGGACGAATTGGTCTGTCGATTAAACGTGCAGTTAATGTTGCTTCATCAGCTGGACGACCCTCGCGTTTTTTAAAGCCTCCAGGAATTTTACCTGCAGCATACATTTTTTCTTCATAGTTCACCATTAATGGGAAGAAATCGCCGTCACGCGGTTCTTTTGATGCAGTCGCTGTAGATAACACAACTGTGTCACCATAACGTACGAGTACCGCACCATTTGCTTGTTTCGCCATCTGTCCTGTTTCTATCGACAATGGTCGGTTGGCCCATTCAGTCTTAAACACTTTCTTTTCTTGAGACATTAGGAATCTCCTTTCTATTACTACCTCTTTTACATTTAATACTTCTATCATATCATTTACTAGCTTAAAATTATATTCCAGTTTTTATCTGCCCTATAAAAAAAGGAAAGAAACCAACGATGGTTCTTTCCTCTAAATGGTATCAGTTTAATTACTTCAAAAGATTAACGACGGATACCTAATGATTTGATTAATTCACGGTAACGTTGAATATCTTTTTTACGTAAGTAGTTTAACAAATGTCTACGACGACCTACCATTTTTAATAAGCCACGACGTGAATGGTGGTCTTTTTTGTGTGTACGTAAGTGTTCGTTTAACGCATTGATTTCAGCAGTTAATACAGCGATTTGTACTTCTGGTGAACCAGTATCAGTTTCGTGCACACGGTATTCTTTAATGATTTCGTCTTTACGTTCTTGTGAAATTGCCATAGTCAATTTCCTCCTTTAATTTTATATAGTCTCCTCAGTCTGAGTGAGGCGTCGGAGTCTCGACCTACCAAGATAGAGGACTGTTTATTTTCAATCTGACTGCAAAACATGCAATCATTCCGACCTAAATATTATATGATACTTCATCACCGAAATCAACAGATAATAAATATTTTGCTTGTTCTTTATCTTTGTTCATTTGTTCGACAAGCGGATCGATACCATCAAATTTAATTTCAGGGCGTAAATAATGATGCCAGAAAACAACAACACGTTCTCCATAAATATCTTCATCAAAATCAAAAATATTCACTTCAATAACTACATGAGATTTTTTTGGATCATGGAATGTCGGTTTCACACCTACATTACAAACACCGCGGTAAATACGTTGTTCTGCACCAATCGCTAAGCTGACAGCATAAACGCCTTTTTTCGGAAGTACGTAATCATCACTCGGTTCAATATTTGCTGTAGGGAATCCGATGGTGCGACCACGTTTCTCTCCTTGAACAACGGTACCTTTAATACGATAGCGATACCCTAATTCTTCATTAGCTTTTTTCAAATTACCTTCTTTTAATGCACGACGAATTTCAGTTGTTGAAATTTTTTCTGAATACATTTCCTGTTTGCTTACCACTGTCGTATTAAAATGTTCTTTCAACTCTTTTAACACTGACATATTGCCTTTCCCATGTTTTCCAAACGTAAAATCAAAGCCTGCAATCACTTCTTTAACATGATTCTCTACAAGATATTGTTCTACAAACTCTTCAATCGAACAATCTGCAAATTTAGAAGTAAAGTTCACAATGATAACATAATCAATATCATAGGCTTCAAGAATCTCTATTTTATCTGATAAAGGTGTCAGATAATCTGTTCTTTTTTGTTTTGGATTCAATACCACTGATGGATGAGGATCAAATGTCATCACTGCTTTTTTCAAGTTTTTCTTTTCAGCGATTTCATTCAGCGCATGAAAAACTTGCGCATGTCCTTTATGCAATCCATCAAAGAAGCCTAATGCCATCGCAACGTCTTCTTTAATATATTGCTCTGGTTGAATTGGATGTGTAATTTCTATCACTTTCATAAGTGTGCCTCTCCTTTAATTAAAAACTTTCTTCGGCTTGATTTCATTTGGTTTTTCAGAATGCGGTATATAAAGTGCTAATGCTTTTTCTGTATCACTATCAACTAATACCGTCACACCTTCAATCGCTTCTGTAAAATCATTTTTATAAAACTTCTGCCCATTTAAAATACGTTTTTTCATCTCTGGATTACTAATACGAATATGAGGTAATCCCTTCAATCCATATTCTATAGGAAATAAGTGTTCCTGTAATGATTCTTGCTTAAAAAGATGATCAACCTCATCTAATTTCAAAGTATCTTTAATTTGGAAACCGCCGCTCTCTATTCGAGTAAGTAAAGACATATGTGCTGGATAATTTAAAACATTTCCAATATCTGTAGCTAGTGTACGAATATAGGTACCTTTGCCACATCGAATCAAGATGTTAAAACTGCAAACACCATCGTGGAATTCAGGCTCTGATGTTCGCTCAATTTCATAAATCATCACTTTTCGTTTCGGTCTTTCAACCGTCTCGTTATTACGTGCATATTCATATAATTTTCGTCCATTTACTTTTACTGATGAATACATAGGCGGAATCTGTTCAATTTCACCTTTAAATGATTGAATTGCTGCATCTATTTCTTGTGTTGATAATTGATCTGGTTCTACATTACGTCTTTCTAATACTTCACCAGTTTGATCTTCAGTTGTTGTACTGTAACCAATCGTGACCTCAGCCTCATAGGCTTTTCCCATATCCATAATATAATCACTTACTTTAGTAGCATTCCCGATACATACAGGTAATACACCATCTACTTCTGGATCCAATGTCCCTGTATGGCCTACTTTTTTAGTATGTAAGATTTTACGTAGTTTAAAGACTACATCGTGGCTTGTAAGTCCACGCTCTTTAAAAACAGGTAAAATACCCTCCATTTTTAACACCTCAAATTTAATTCGTACCGTATCTATTTTACATCAGTTTTATCTTAAGAAATAGTAGAAATAAACAAATTTTAATTTTGTATATTAAAAAACTGCATCTCTCACTTAGAGAAATGCAGTTAGTAAAATTTATGATTTATTAGTCCTTTTTGTGCAAGTCTTGAATCATTTTTTCAATTTTATTTCCGTATTCAATTGAATGATCATATTCAAATTGTAATTCTGGAACGATTCTTAAACGCATTCTTGAACCTAATTCAGATTTAATAAATCCTTTGGCTTTTTCTAATGCTTTAAATGTGTCATCGACTTCTTTCTCATTACCTAATACTGTTAAATAAACTTTAGCCAATGATAAATCGTTAGTGACTTGGACATCTGTAATAGTAATAAATCCGATTCTTGGATCTTTAACTTTGTTATTGATGATGTCCATCAATTCTTTTTTCATTTGTTCACCAACGCGTTCTGCTCTCATTTTACTCATGTATTTCACCTCTTCTAACTTCTGCATTTAACGATTAGCTTCAGTCCAAAATTATAAACTAAAATCGCCCTATTGACAAAGTTTTTCCCTTGAAGAAGTAGTTTTAATCATGACTCAAGACCAAACAAATTGTAAAGATACAGTTAAGCATGTAAAGAATGCGTAAAAGTTTAATAGCACATTTCAAAATAAAATTTACATTTCATTTTAATTCACTTCTGTAAAATGCCTTTTATTTTCTTTTTATATTAAAACCATTGATATTATAACGATTTTCAAAATTTATAATGATTCATTGTTTTTATACTTGCTGCCTAACTGTTTAAAATTACGCAGAACACCCTAATTTTTTACGTTTCATTTTTATTTCACGTTTCAATTTGATACTTCTTTTTTGCGTGATTGTTTCATTAAAAATGTTAAAATCAATGCTGAAAGTGCACCGCATAACGAAACGACAATTCCAATTTTGAAAATAGTTTGATAAGCAAGAATTTCATGTCCTTTAAATGAATCTAATAAACTTCCATTTAATCGATACACCCAAAACACAGGAGCATATGCTAAAAATGAACCAACACTCATCGCTGCGCCTGAATAATCTTCGGGTATTTTCAATTCTGAAATCGGAGCGAGCAAGACACTTTTTGATAGAAATGTAGTAAGGGAAAGTGTAACTAACAATACAATGCTGAATGTAGTTCCAACTGGAAAGAATACAACAATAACAAGAATTGCAGCAGATGCAATCAAACCCGCACCAATCATTTTTGCTGACGATTTGAAGACAAAATCTGAGATAGTACCTGCAATTACCCCTGCTAATACTCCGATTAAACCTGTATTGATTACACCGAAGAAAGCTGTTTGCGCTGTTGTTAAATGATATACACTTTGTAAATAAGGAACTGTGTAAATCAAAATGATATAGCTCCAATAAACTGACATTGCAGTTATAGCAGCAAGCCAAACTTTAGGCTGAATCAATACGTATAGCAAACCTTTTAAAGCTTTTGCAGATTTATAGCCTGTTTCTGCATCATGATTTTCATCTGCTGCAATCCCGTTTTTAGGGACATATTTCCAAATTAAAATAATTAATGGAATGAGTAGCAAGTTATAAACTAACATGCCACCTTTTAATACTGCAATACTACCTACTGCGGCCATAATAGCTACGAGAATTAAATTCATAATAACTTCTTGTCCACAACGAATCGATTCCAATAAGCCGAATCCTAATCCTCTATGCTCTCTGCTCTCTGCTCTCTGCTCTCTGTCAGTATAGAATACAACCCCATTTAACACTGCTGGCCAGAAAAAGGCTTCTACAAGCCCCCAAATGACAGCAATAATTTTTAAAAACATGAAACTTGGATGTAAAAAAATAACAATACACATTGTGATAAAACGTATCGCCATACCTGTAATTAATAATGAACGAATTGAAAATCTATTATTGATCCATCCTCCAGGTATATAGAAAAACATCGACAATCCAATCAAACTGAAAATCACACCAAGTTCTGCATTATTTACATTTAATACTTGCAATAATTGATTATAAAAAGTACCTTTAAATGCTTCGAAACCTGAATAAATAATTTGTCCTGCTGTCACGACCAATAAATACCCTGTTAACTGTTTAGAATCTTTTAATCCTAATTTCTTCATCAGCCAATTCATGATGTTTCCTCCTAGTTGTGGCTAATATATACAATTAATTTTGTAAATGAACTAAATGTTGAGCCACATCAGTAAAGATACCGTCTACACCCCATCTAAATAATTGATTCGCTCTATCTTTTTCATTTACTGTATATACATTTAAAGTATAACCTTCGCTTTTAATAATTTTCACTAAGTTTTCTGTTAAACCAATTTCTTCTAAATGTAAAATTTTAGTGTCACAAAAATCCAAAACAGTGCGCCAATCTTCATAAAATGCACATTTTTCATAAAGTACAGCTCTCGGATATTCAGGCATTACTTCCTGAATTGTCTTTAGTAACGGGATATTGAAACTTGAAAATAAAATTTCAATATTCGAATCAAATCGGTCCATTAATTTTGTTAGTTGGTGAACATAAGATTTAAATAACTTCGGTCCATTTTTACCTGTTGTACCTTTAAGTTCTATATTTACATTCAATTTTAATTCATTAGCGACATCAATAAATTCAGAAAAAGTTAACACTTTTTCTTCACTAAATTTTTTATCAAACCAATAACCAGCACTTGCATTTTTAATAATCTCATATGAAGTATCACTTATTTCACCTGAAATCGAAGTTGTCCTGTCCAAATAATCATCATGTATTATAATTAATTGTTCATCTTCTGTAATTGCAACGTCTATTTCAATCCATTTTAAACCAGGAATTTTTGCAGCAGTTTCATAAGATGCTATGGTGTTCTCTGGCGCTAAACTCGGCACGCCTCTGTGTCCATATATTTTTTTCATATTGATGCCTCCAACCCCTTTATCGAATTCTCCATCTTAATAATAACTCTGTTTTATATTTCGCACAATATAAATATGAAAACCCTTACATAATTTTTAAATACTTCTCATAAATTTTTGATAACATCCAAAATTTCTATAAATAAAAATTGCTTATTTGCAATATCTGACAAATAAGCAATTTTATGAGATTAAGCCATTACAATAATATTGAAATAATGGCCATCAATGTCTTGGAATGAAAAACCATAGAAATTGTTTCTTACTTTGGGTGCGTCTTTTATAATACCGCCAGCTGCTTCTACTTTCTTAGCTAACTCATCCGCTTCTTCTTCTGTTTTTACCGACAATGAAATTAATACATCGTTACCAGAAGCTTCTTTTCCAACATATTGATTAAAACGTTCTCTTGGCACAACCATAACAGGTGAGCCTGTTTGAGCTTTAAATCCAAACATTTCTCCTTCTTGTTCTGGTTGTTGGATAATCGTAAAACCGATGTCTTTATAAAACTTCATGCTTTTATCTAAATCATCACAACCTAAATTAAACCAAATATTCGTCAACATAAAAATCTCTCCATCTCATTTGTTATTTCTTTTACTTTACCACTATTTATAAGTAATTAGTGCTTAGATGGATTAAATTACCTAAAAAGAAGCAGTATACAAATTCATGATTTGTCACTGCCTCTCAGTTAAATTATTTAGTTAATGATACTTCAATGTATTTGATATCAGTTGAATTGATAACATCGCTCATACGATTGTCTTGAAGCTTTTTATGAAGTTCAAAAGTATTGTGTTCGCCATCGTTTAAATGAACTATTATTTTTCCATCACTATATTGACCTTTATATAGCCCTTTTTGTTCAATAAGTGCTTTACGGAGTTTAAAGTCTACTTCTTTTAAAGATACTTCCTCTTTATTAAAATTAATGCCCTTTAATGACTCGTCTTTTGTTAGTCCATTTTCAGTTGATTTCACATTTATAATTGGCGTTTTTAAAGTGTCTTTATATTGATTTTTATTTGTTTTAGTTACTCCACCTTTAGATAAAATTGAGGCGCTACGATCAGAAGTATTTTCTCTTACTACGAAAACATCTAAACCAGGATTACCTTTATTATCTGCATTGTACTTAGAGAAAGTATTTGGTGATACAGTAACTAACGTTTCACCTACTCCTCCTTTAGGAACAAATTCCAATTTATCATTATCCTTTGTATAGCCAATTAAATTTGTTAACTCTGTGGATGGTTGAGTGTAATACCCTAATAATACATTTTTGTCTTCTCTATCAGTTTTATAAACATTTGTATTTTGTTGTGTTTGTTTTGATTGTTGATCTAGCCCTAATGTGTGACGTACTAATGAAATTTCTGAAGCTTGTGCAGTACTTGCAAATAAACCAGTACCTATAACTAGTGAAGCTAAGCTTGCTTTAATGATTGCTGTCTTTTTCATGATGTTCCTCCGAATAATATAATATTTACTACATTAATATCATAATGTTTAAAAGACAGAGATAGAATTAACCAATTATAAACTAATATTTAACTTATTGGATTACTTAGTCAGTGAAATCACAACGAAATTCCCATCTATTCATTTCCTATATACACAAAAATGCACTTCCCAACTAAGGAAAGTGCATTTTAATAGAATAATATTATCTTTGGATTTCTACCATTTCATAAGCTTCGATAATGTCATCCACTTTAATATCATTGAATTTTTCAATTGTAATACCACATTCGTAACCTTGTGCTACTTCTTTAACATCATCTTTGAAACGTTTCAATGTATCTAATTGACCTTCAAAGACTACGATACCATCACGAATAACACGAACACCTGCATTACGAGTGATTTTACCATCAGTAACATAACAACCAGCAATTGTACCGACTTTAGATACTTTGAATGTTTGACGAACTTCAGCTTGTCCAATAACTTTTTCTTCATATTCAGGATCAAGCATACCTTTCATCGCCGCTTCAATTTCTTCGATAACATTATAGATAACACGGTGTAAACGCATATCTACATTTTCTTGTTCAGCTGCACGTTTTGCACCTGAATCAGGTCGTACGTTGAATCCGATGATAATACCATTTGAGGCATTCGCTAAAGTAACGTCAGATTCATTAATCGCACCTACAGCAGTGTGGATAATACGTACATTTACACCTTCAACATCAATTTTCATAAGTGAAGCAGCAAGCGCTTCTACAGAACCTTGTACATCACCTTTGATAATGATGTTAAGATCTTTCATTTCACCTTGTTTCATTTGTTCAAACAAGTTATCAAGAGAAACGTTTTTACTTTCTTGACGTTGTTGAATGATACTTTCTTCATGACGTGCTTCACCGATACGGCGTGCTTGTTTTTCATCTGAGAACGTAACAAAACGGTCACCAGCTTGTGGTACATCATTAATACCTGTAATTTCAACAGGTGTTGACGGACCAGCAGATTTCACACGTTTACCTGCATCATTAACCATTGCACGAACGCGTCCATAAGTGTTGCCGACTACAATTGCATCACCGACATTTAATGTACCATTTTGAACAAGTAATGATGCAGCAGGTCCACGTGATTTATCAAGTTCTGCTTCAATAACAGTACCTACAGCACGTTTTTCTGGATTAGCTTTCAATTCTTGTACTTCTGATACTAAGACAATCATTTCAAGTAAGTCATCAATACCATCACCGCTTAATGCAGAAAGTGGTACGAAGATTGTGTCGCCGCCCCAGTCTTCAGGGAACAAGCCATATTCAGTTAATTCTTGCATTACACGATCAGGATTAGCTGTTGGTTTATCAACTTTGTTCACTGCAACAATGATAGGTACATCTGCTTCTTTAGCATGGTTGATTGCTTCAATAGTTTGAGGCATAACACCATCATCAGCAGCTACAACTAAAATTGTAATATCAGTAACTTGCGCACCACGTGCACGCATTGTAGTGAAGGCTGCATGTCCCGGTGTATCTAAAAAAGTGATTTTTTTGCCGTCATTTTCAATTTGATACGCACCGATATGTTGCGTGATACCGCCTGCTTCACCTTCAGTAACATGTGTGTTTCTGATTGAGTCAAGTAATGTTGTTTTACCATGGTCAACGTGTCCCATGATTGTAACAACTGCAGGACGCTCAATTGCATCTGGATCTTCTTCTTCGTCATCGAAATAGATGTCTAAGTCTTCTTCATCAATTACAACTTCTTTTTCGATTTCGAT
It encodes:
- the rpsO gene encoding 30S ribosomal protein S15, translating into MAISQERKDEIIKEYRVHETDTGSPEVQIAVLTAEINALNEHLRTHKKDHHSRRGLLKMVGRRRHLLNYLRKKDIQRYRELIKSLGIRR
- the truB gene encoding tRNA pseudouridine(55) synthase TruB, coding for MEGILPVFKERGLTSHDVVFKLRKILHTKKVGHTGTLDPEVDGVLPVCIGNATKVSDYIMDMGKAYEAEVTIGYSTTTEDQTGEVLERRNVEPDQLSTQEIDAAIQSFKGEIEQIPPMYSSVKVNGRKLYEYARNNETVERPKRKVMIYEIERTSEPEFHDGVCSFNILIRCGKGTYIRTLATDIGNVLNYPAHMSLLTRIESGGFQIKDTLKLDEVDHLFKQESLQEHLFPIEYGLKGLPHIRISNPEMKKRILNGQKFYKNDFTEAIEGVTVLVDSDTEKALALYIPHSEKPNEIKPKKVFN
- the infB gene encoding translation initiation factor IF-2, producing the protein MSKQRIYEYAKDLNLKSKDVIDELKKMNVEVSNHMQALEPNEIKELDKKFKPGSSKDKQDNKAAQNNHKKHQNNNKDKNNNNNGGNAKKNNKKNHNNKNQKNNKNNKNNKNQKQAPKQEAVKEMPEKITYTEGITVGELAEKMNIESSNIVKKLFLLGIMANINQSLDDETVELIADDYGIEIEKEVVIDEEDLDIYFDDEEEDPDAIERPAVVTIMGHVDHGKTTLLDSIRNTHVTEGEAGGITQHIGAYQIENDGKKITFLDTPGHAAFTTMRARGAQVTDITILVVAADDGVMPQTIEAINHAKEADVPIIVAVNKVDKPTANPDRVMQELTEYGLFPEDWGGDTIFVPLSALSGDGIDDLLEMIVLVSEVQELKANPEKRAVGTVIEAELDKSRGPAASLLVQNGTLNVGDAIVVGNTYGRVRAMVNDAGKRVKSAGPSTPVEITGINDVPQAGDRFVTFSDEKQARRIGEARHEESIIQQRQESKNVSLDNLFEQMKQGEMKDLNIIIKGDVQGSVEALAASLMKIDVEGVNVRIIHTAVGAINESDVTLANASNGIIIGFNVRPDSGAKRAAEQENVDMRLHRVIYNVIEEIEAAMKGMLDPEYEEKVIGQAEVRQTFKVSKVGTIAGCYVTDGKITRNAGVRVIRDGIVVFEGQLDTLKRFKDDVKEVAQGYECGITIEKFNDIKVDDIIEAYEMVEIQR
- a CDS encoding exotoxin beta-grasp domain-containing protein, whose translation is MKKTAIIKASLASLVIGTGLFASTAQASEISLVRHTLGLDQQSKQTQQNTNVYKTDREDKNVLLGYYTQPSTELTNLIGYTKDNDKLEFVPKGGVGETLVTVSPNTFSKYNADNKGNPGLDVFVVRENTSDRSASILSKGGVTKTNKNQYKDTLKTPIINVKSTENGLTKDESLKGINFNKEEVSLKEVDFKLRKALIEQKGLYKGQYSDGKIIVHLNDGEHNTFELHKKLQDNRMSDVINSTDIKYIEVSLTK
- a CDS encoding bifunctional riboflavin kinase/FAD synthetase encodes the protein MKVIEITHPIQPEQYIKEDVAMALGFFDGLHKGHAQVFHALNEIAEKKNLKKAVMTFDPHPSVVLNPKQKRTDYLTPLSDKIEILEAYDIDYVIIVNFTSKFADCSIEEFVEQYLVENHVKEVIAGFDFTFGKHGKGNMSVLKELKEHFNTTVVSKQEMYSEKISTTEIRRALKEGNLKKANEELGYRYRIKGTVVQGEKRGRTIGFPTANIEPSDDYVLPKKGVYAVSLAIGAEQRIYRGVCNVGVKPTFHDPKKSHVVIEVNIFDFDEDIYGERVVVFWHHYLRPEIKFDGIDPLVEQMNKDKEQAKYLLSVDFGDEVSYNI
- a CDS encoding MFS transporter, translating into MNWLMKKLGLKDSKQLTGYLLVVTAGQIIYSGFEAFKGTFYNQLLQVLNVNNAELGVIFSLIGLSMFFYIPGGWINNRFSIRSLLITGMAIRFITMCIVIFLHPSFMFLKIIAVIWGLVEAFFWPAVLNGVVFYTDREQRAESREHRGLGFGLLESIRCGQEVIMNLILVAIMAAVGSIAVLKGGMLVYNLLLIPLIILIWKYVPKNGIAADENHDAETGYKSAKALKGLLYVLIQPKVWLAAITAMSVYWSYIILIYTVPYLQSVYHLTTAQTAFFGVINTGLIGVLAGVIAGTISDFVFKSSAKMIGAGLIASAAILVIVVFFPVGTTFSIVLLVTLSLTTFLSKSVLLAPISELKIPEDYSGAAMSVGSFLAYAPVFWVYRLNGSLLDSFKGHEILAYQTIFKIGIVVSLCGALSALILTFLMKQSRKKEVSN
- a CDS encoding VOC family protein; amino-acid sequence: MLTNIWFNLGCDDLDKSMKFYKDIGFTIIQQPEQEGEMFGFKAQTGSPVMVVPRERFNQYVGKEASGNDVLISLSVKTEEEADELAKKVEAAGGIIKDAPKVRNNFYGFSFQDIDGHYFNIIVMA
- a CDS encoding glycerophosphodiester phosphodiesterase family protein yields the protein MKKIYGHRGVPSLAPENTIASYETAAKIPGLKWIEIDVAITEDEQLIIIHDDYLDRTTSISGEISDTSYEIIKNASAGYWFDKKFSEEKVLTFSEFIDVANELKLNVNIELKGTTGKNGPKLFKSYVHQLTKLMDRFDSNIEILFSSFNIPLLKTIQEVMPEYPRAVLYEKCAFYEDWRTVLDFCDTKILHLEEIGLTENLVKIIKSEGYTLNVYTVNEKDRANQLFRWGVDGIFTDVAQHLVHLQN
- the rbfA gene encoding 30S ribosome-binding factor RbfA, whose product is MSKMRAERVGEQMKKELMDIINNKVKDPRIGFITITDVQVTNDLSLAKVYLTVLGNEKEVDDTFKALEKAKGFIKSELGSRMRLRIVPELQFEYDHSIEYGNKIEKMIQDLHKKD